A single Nicotiana tabacum cultivar K326 chromosome 5, ASM71507v2, whole genome shotgun sequence DNA region contains:
- the LOC107782189 gene encoding phosphatidylinositol 4-phosphate 5-kinase 4-like produces the protein MKAWEATVKKTQAVARKRANTIFGTYGPSQAEEEIIDQLDPENDNEGHASGEIYHSERFLPNGDYYSGYWVDNFPHGHGKYWWTDGCMYLGDWFRGKKMGKGTFSWPSGAMYEGNFKSGYMDGEGTYMAPNGDSFRGSWVMNLKHGHGVKEYANGDCYDGEWSRGLQEGHGKYTWKNGNCYVGEWKNGVICGKGKMCWTNENVYEGNWEDGVPKGNGTFRWADGSLYIGNWSKEPNEHNGTFYPSGSLLQGGNLDWDPQQVYYTDLMECTICPNEKVSILPSQKKLAVWRSAKAAENNVRPRRMSVDGRIDAAPVDREFGRTRLSDCAGTPPNISYLDDAIAGSQEHDGYIRGSPIRLPKSAKRQGETISKGHKNYELMLNLQLGIRHSVGRPGPAPSLDLKSSAFDPKEKYWTRFPPEGSKSTPPHPSCEFRWKDYCPKVFRALRMLFKVDAADYMLSICGNDALRELCSPGKSGSFFYLTNDDRYMIKTMKKAEVKVLLRMLHAYFNHVRAFENTLMTKYFGLHCVKLNGPAQKKVRFVIMGNLFRTDYTIHRRFDLKGSTFGRMTDKPESEIDATTTLKDLDLNFIFMLPKTWFQEFRRQVDRDCELLEQERVMDYSLLVGLHFREASITGDQTPSGCRTPTDNEGLEDGSVPRLSRSDRDQLHLDPAGWASISLGINMPARVERTERKNDLDFQLVGEPTGEFYDVILFFGIIDILQDYDITKKLEHAYKSIQCDPNSISAVDPKAYSRRFRDYIFKVFTEDT, from the exons ATGAAGGCTTGGGAGGCAACCGTTAAGAAAACACAGGCAGTAGCGAGGAAACGAGCCAACACAATATTTGGTACCTATGGACCATCTCAGGCTGAGGAAGAGATTATTGATCAACTAGATCCAGAAAATGACAACGAGGGGCACGCTAGTGGAGAAATTTACCATTCGGAGAGGTTCCTTCCTAATGGAGATTACTATAGTGGCTATTGGGTCGATAATTTCCCCCATGGACACGGCAAATATTGGTGGACTGATGGGTGCATGTATTTAGGTGATTGGTTTCGAGGCAAAAAGATGGGAAAAGGTACATTTAGTTGGCCCTCTGGAGCTATGTATGAGGGGAATTTCAAGAGTGGATATATGGATGGCGAAGGAACGTATATGGCGCCTAATGGGGACTCATTTAGAGGTTCTTGGGTGATGAATTTGAAACATGGACATGGTGTTAAGGAATACGCGAATGGAGATTGTTATGATGGGGAATGGAGTCGCGGATTACAAGAAGGACATGGTAAGTATACATGGAAGAATGGGAATTGCTATGTTGGTGAATGGAAGAATGGTGTTATATGTGGGAAAGGTAAGATGTGTTGGACAAATGAGAATGTATATGAAGGGAATTGGGAAGATGGAGTGCCTAAGGGAAATGGGACATTTAGATGGGCTGATGGGAGCTTGTATATTGGGAATTGGAGTAAAGAACCAAATGAACATAATGGGACATTTTATCCATCTGGATCATTGTTACAAGGAGGAAACCTTGATTGGGATCCTCAGCAGGTTTATTATACTGATTTGATGGAATGTACCATTTGTCCAAATGAGAAGGTTTCAATATTGCCTTCTCAGAAAAAGCTGGCAGTTTGGAGGTCTGCTAAGGCGGCAGAAAACAACGTTCGGCCAAGGAGGATGTCCGTAGATGGTCGAATAGATGCAGCGCCTGTAGATAGGGAATTTGGGCGAACGCGCTTATCAGATTGTGCAGGAACACCTCCAAATATTTCTTATTTAGATGATGCCATAGCTGGTTCACAGGAACATGATGGGTATATTAGAGGGAGCCCCATTAGACTTCCTAAGTCAGCAAAAAGGCAAGGAGAGACTATTTCCAAAGGGCATAAAAATTATGAGCTTATGCTCAATTTGCAGTTGGGAATCAG GCATTCAGTAGGAAGGCCAGGACCTGCTCCATCACTTGATCTCAAGTCTTCAGCATTTGATCCCAAAGAGAAGTACTGGACAAGATTCCCACCTGAAGGATCCAAAAGCACACCTCCTCATCCATCTTGTGAATTCAGATGGAAAGACTATTGCCCAAAAGTTTTTAG GGCTTTAAGGATGTTATTCAAAGTGGATGCAGCTGATTATATGCTGTCTATTTGTGGCAATGACGCCCTTCGGGAGCTATGCTCCCCAGGAAAAAGCGGAAGCTTCTTCTACTTGACAAATGATGATAGATACATGATTAAGACAATGAAGAAGGCAGAAGTGAAA GTGCTTCTAAGGATGCTGCATGCCTATTTCAATCATGTTCGTGCTTTTGAGAACACCCTTATGACTAAGTATTTCGGCCTGCATTGTGTTAAGCTAAACGGACCAGCACAGAAGAAG GTACGATTTGTTATAATGGGGAATCTCTTCCGCACTGATTATACAATTCATAGACGATTCGACTTGAAAGGATCAACGTTTGGCCGGATGACAGATAAGCCAGAATCAGAGATCGATGCAACCACAACTCTGAAAGACCTTGACCTCAACTTTATATTCATGTTACCAAAGACATGGTTTCAAGAATTCCGCAG GCAAGTTGATAGGGACTGTGAACTACTGGAACAAGAGAGAGTGATGGACTACAGCCTTTTAGTTGGTCTTCATTTTAGGGAAGCAAGTATCACTGGAGACCAAACTCCTTCTGGTTGTAGAACACCTACTG ATAATGAAGGATTGGAAGATGGATCAGTTCCTCGTCTTTCTCGATCAGATAGGGATCAATTGCATCTTGATCCAGCAGG GTGGGCTAGCATAAGTTTGGGTATAAACATGCCCGCACGAGTTGAAAGGACAGAGAGGAAAAATGACTTAGACTTTCAGTTAGTAGGAGAACCAACAGGGGAGTTTTATGATGTGATATTATTTTTTGGAATCATAGACATACTTCAGGACTATGACATTACCAAAAAGCTTGAGCATGCATACAAATCTATCCAATGTGACCCCAACTCTATCTCAGCTGTCGATCCAAAGGCGTACTCAAGGCGTTTTCGTGATTACATATTCAAAGTTTTTACAGAGGACACTTAG